TGAGTCAGGTCAGTGTGATTGCGATTGCGACTGCGCCTGCGCTGTTACCCCCTGCGCCGACTTCACCACGGCTGATTTTACAGGTACCTGGCGCGCGGTTGATGCCCAAATCATCCCCTTTTCAGATGGCTGGCAAGGCATGTTCACACCCGGCGGTTTTGTTCCGTTGGCGGTTCTCAATCCTTCTGCCTACGATCTCTGGACGCGCTTTCAACAAACCCAAAATATTGACTTACTCAATTTGTCAGAAGAAGAAACCCAGGCCGCCCTCGAAATGGCCTCCGCCGGATTGCTGGTGCCGCAAACTGAACAATCTTCAACCTTCAACCTTCAACCTTCTGCATTTCTCTCCGCCTGGCTGCACCTCACCGACCGCTGCAACCTGCGCTGCGCATACTGCTACCTGCCGCATGTGCGCGAAGATATGACCGCCGAAACCGGTCGTGCTGCCGTGGATGCTACCTTCCGCTCGGCGCTGGCGCATGGCTATGAAACCGTCAAGCTCAAATACGCCGGTGGTGAGCCGTTGCTGCGCTTCCCGTTGATTTTGGAATTGCACCAATACGCCCAACAACTTGCCGAAGAATATAATCTTGAACTTGACGGTGTTGTGCTTTCTAACGGAACCCTGCTCACCGAGGCAATCATCACTAATCTCCAATCCCACAACCTGCGCTTGATGATTTCCCTCGATGGTATGGGCGACTGGCACGATACGCAACGTCCGTATGCCGGAGGGCGTGGCACGTTCCAGGATGTCGCCGAAGCGGTGGAATTGGCGCTTGACCATGCGCTTGTGCCGCATATTTCGATTACCGTCAGTGGGCGTAATGCTGAGGGTTTGCCAGCGATCATCGCCTGGGTGCTGGAGCGGGATTTGCCGTTCAGCGTTAACTTTTACCGCCAGAATGATTTATCCGTCACACACACGGATTTGAAACTCGAAGAAGAAAAAATCATCGCTGGGATGCTGGCGGCTTTTGATGTGATCGAAGATACTTTGCCGGAACACAGTTTGCTGGCATCATTGACCGACCGGGCTAACCTGGCTGTGCCGCATGAGCGCACTTGTTCAGTCGGACACGATTATCTGGTCTTCGACCAAAATGGACGCGTGGCGAAGTGCCAGATGATGATGAATGAGGCAGTCGCCGATGTCCATACCGAAGACCCATTGCAACGGATCCGCACTGACCAACTTGGCGTACAGAATATCTCTGTGGAAGAAAAAGCAGGCTGCCGCGACTGCGACTGGAAATTCTGGTGTGCGGGTGGATGCCCCCTCGAAACGTTCCGCGCTACGGGGCGCTACGATGTTCAATCTCCCAATTGCAATATTTATAAAGCCATATTCCCCGAAGTTTTACGTCTCGAAGGCTTGCGCCTGCTGAAGCAAGCTGGCGAACTCGCCTGATCCGCCTCACTCCATTCAATAAAAAAAGCCCCTTCTTTTCAACTTGATAAGAAGGGGCTTCCTGTTTCCTAATACCCGGTCGCCCAATCCCTACTTCGCATAATCGGTAGCGCGTGTCTCGCGGATCACCGTTACCTTGATCTGGCCGGGGTACTGCATCGTCTCTTCGATTTGTTTGGAGATGTCGCGGGCCAACTGGATTGATGCCAAATCATCCACGTTTTCGGGATGTACGAAGACGCGGATTTCGCGACCCGCTTGCAGGGCGTAGGTTTCGCGCACGCCCTCATGGGTGTTGGCAATCTCTTCGAGTGCGCGTACCCGCTTGATATATTGTTCCACGCTCTCTCGCCGCGCCCCGGGTCGCGCTCCGGAGATGGCATCCGCGGCTTCAACGATCACAGCTTCCACAGTTTCCTGTTCGACTTCATGATGATGCGCGGCGATGGTATTCACCACCAACGGGGGAACCCCGTAGCGCAGGGCAAATTCCGCCCCAATTCCGGCGTGCGTGCCTTCAACGTTGTGATCCATGGCTTTGCCAAGGTCGTGCAGCAAGCCGCCCGCTTTGGCGAGTTCTACATTGGCGCCCAATTCTGCTGCAATCACAGATGCCAACTTGGCCGATTCGACCGCGTGCGCCAACTGATTTTGTCCGTAAGACGTGCGGAATTTGAGCCGCCCCAATTTCTTGATAATCTCTTTATGCAGCCCGGGAACGCCAGCTTCAAAAGCGGCCTCCTCACCGGCTTCAACAATCACCCGCTCAACTTCTTTGCCTTCTTTTTTGACGATCTTTTCAATATGCGCCGGATGAATGCGCCCATCCAGCACCAGTTTTTCCATCGAGCGTCGGGCCACCTCGCGGCGTACCGGATCAAAACTCGAGATCGTAATCGCCTCAGGCGTGTCATCAACGATCACATCCACCCCGGCAGCGCGTTCAAAGGCATGAATATTGCGCCCGTTGCGGCCAATAATGCGGCCTTTCATATCATCAGAGGGGAGCACAACATTGGATGAAGTCACTTCGACCACATGCTCAGAAGCCACTCGCTGAATGGCATCGGCCACCAGTTTGCGAGCGCGGCGGTCGCCTTCTTCTTGGGCTTCGGCTTCAACCTGCCGGATAATGCGTGCCATATCGTCACGGGCACCTTTTTCGACCTCAGCCAGCAAAATACTACGGGCTTCTTCCGCATTCATGCGGGCAATTTTCTCCAGCTTTTCACGGGCCTCGCCTTCGATTTTTTCAATGGCGTTCGTCTGACGATCAAGCGTGCTTTGACGATTATTCAGCGATTGCTCGCGCTGTTCGAGGCGTTCGGAACGTTTGTCGAGCTGGTCGTGGCGCCGTTGCAGGCGATCTTCCGAGCGCGAAACTTCCTGCCGCCGTCGGGCAATTTCTTCTTCAGTTTCCTGGCGCTCTTTTAGAATTTCGTCGCGCGCTTCCAATACAATTTCATGGGCTTTTTGTTCAGCTTTTGTAAGAATATTTTCGCTCTGCTCAACCAGCCTTTGATTGGCCTGATGAGCCAGATAGGCTTTTATAGAATAGCCTATTGCTGCACCAATCAGCAGTGCGAACAGTGGAAAGATAAAGGGGATGATTTCTTTCATAGTTGCCTCGTATGTCTATTTGCGAATAAGGTATGGCTGGCTTGCCCTTTTTAGGGGATGCCCGGCCCGGAGCGGGAATTTCAAACCTGTAACCGGTGTGGATTCGGCTCCCTAAGCTTCGTCTTGCATTCGGGCCCAAGCTTGTTCTACCGCGGGCGCGGATACATCGTAGTTGAAGCCGCGGCGAGCCAGAAATCCCAATAACTTCTTGCGAAATTCCGGCCATTCCAGTCGACGATATTTGCGGGCGTTCTTCTCGGCGGCCCGGAGCGCAAGCGCTTGCTCATCCAGGTCCAGCAATGTTTCCTGGATGATCTCGTCCGCGATGCCTTTTTGACGAAGTTCACTGTGCAAAGCCCTGCGCCCGCGCGGGCGAAAATCGCTCCGATTTTCAACCCAGGTTTGTGCAAAATACGCATCATCTACAAACCGGTTGCGGCGCAGGCGCTCCAACACATCTTCAACAACATCTTCGGGTGTGTCATGTTTCGCCAGATTGCGCCGAATTTCTATCTCGGTGCGCACGCGATAACTGAGAAAATTTAACGCTCGTTGGTAAGCTTTTTCACCGGCCTCAGCTTGTCGTAACTGCTGAATTTCTTCGGTCTCAAGCTGCTGCCCAATGCGCAACTGCGCCGCCACAATGTGGTAAAGTCCAAAGGCAAATTCGTCATCTAAAAAGACGCTGATGCGATCGGGATTCTTCTTTTGGGCTTGTAGCGCAGTAATTGTCTTTTTCATAAGTCAAGGTGCAACAACAAAAAAAGCCCTGGCATAGTAAATTGCCACGGCTTTGTGCAGCGCGAATTTGTATCTCAGTTATGGAAAATGAGCCTTACGCTCAATAGATCTCGAAGCGATTTAGACTGATTATTGTCGAAAATTGCCCTTTGGTTTTGGAATACTCGAAAATCTCGTAGCTGCTAAAAAATTAACGGAATAAAATCGTAGAATATAGGTACGCAGGTTCGTGAATGGCACTATTTCTTGATTTGAGCATAGTTTTTAGTTTTAGCAAACGAACACTAGCAGCTAAGATTTTCTCTCCTTCAGAACAAACGCTATAAGTTGGGGCCAATTTCCAGAACAGTATTACTTTTACTGAGATATTTTCAAAGCCATGGCCGCGCCTAAAAAAATGAAAGAGAATAAATCGGGCGCGGTATCAATTTGCCAAACGAATGCACTATATAATGCTGACGTTCGTTTGGGGGCTATCCTGATGGATAGCAGAGATGTGTCAATGTACAAGTGGCATCCGTGGATGCGGTAATAAGGCCAGCCGTATGGCGGTTTCGATTTCTTCGGCGATTGCTCTGTTTTGCCGCAAGAACACTTCAATTTCATGGCGTTCTTGCCCCAGAGCTAGATTGTCGAATTGATAAAAAGCACCCTGCTGGCTGATGATCTCCAATTCACAAGCTAACTCAACGATCTCGCTGGTTTTGGAGATACCTTTGTTATGCAAAATGTTAAGTTCCGCATTGCGGAATGGCGGGGCAAGTTTGTTTTTGACCACGCGTGCGCGCGCTCGATTGCCTATAATTTCTCCATCCAATTCGATATTCTCCAGATGGCGCATATCAATTCGGACAGATGCATAAAATTTTAGGGCGTTGCCCCCGGGTGTTGTTTCGGGGTTGCCATAGAATTTGCCAATTCTGTAGCGGATTTGATTGGTAAAGATAATAGTGGCGCTGGTTTGTTTGAGTACGCCTGAAAGTTTTCGTAAAGCCTGTGTCATCAGGCGGGCCATCAAACCTTGATGCTCGTCGCCAAAATTGCCCTCCAACTCGGTTCGGGGCACCAACGCCGCAACAGAGTCGATCACAATCAGGTCAACAGCGCCAGAGCGTACCAGTGTTTCGGTGATTTCAAGTGCTTGTTCACCGGTTTCGGGTTGAGCAACAAGCAAGCTGTTCGCATCGACGCCGCAGATTGTTGCATAGGCTGGGTTGAAGGCGTGCTCCATATCGATGAAAGCGGCGGTATTACCCAGCTTCTGCGTCTCGGCGACGATGTGTTGTGCCAGTGTCGTTTTTCCTGAAGATTCGGGGCCAAATATTTCTATAATGCGGCCCCGGGGGATGCCACCTACACCCAGCGCAATATCCAGCGCAAGCGAACCGGTGGAGATAACATCAACGATCTGGTACATATTGCCCCGATGGAGTGTGGATTCACCCAATATTTCGGAACGCTTATTTTGAGCGTTGCTCATAAGATTGGGGTTCCTTCGGTGAGCGCTTTGGCATCTGCTAACAGTTTAACATGATTGCGTTGATAATGGAAGGCAGTGTAAATTTTTAGTCAGGTTTCTGCTGAAAAGGTGACAAACGAAACTTTGCACGGTTCCTGTTTGGGGGCAAAATAAACCTACTTTCGCGGATGCGTTTTATCAGGCAATGCTTTGGGAATAGGAAAGAGCCTGGAAGCAGGAATCAACTCTCCACAAGTCCTGTGATGCATCCCCTTTTCTTCTATTCCTTACGAAGGAGTGTATGATGAGTAAGATCACTCGTGA
The window above is part of the Chloroflexota bacterium genome. Proteins encoded here:
- a CDS encoding radical SAM protein — translated: MKYIIYDSSMLKYQLANHESGQCDCDCDCACAVTPCADFTTADFTGTWRAVDAQIIPFSDGWQGMFTPGGFVPLAVLNPSAYDLWTRFQQTQNIDLLNLSEEETQAALEMASAGLLVPQTEQSSTFNLQPSAFLSAWLHLTDRCNLRCAYCYLPHVREDMTAETGRAAVDATFRSALAHGYETVKLKYAGGEPLLRFPLILELHQYAQQLAEEYNLELDGVVLSNGTLLTEAIITNLQSHNLRLMISLDGMGDWHDTQRPYAGGRGTFQDVAEAVELALDHALVPHISITVSGRNAEGLPAIIAWVLERDLPFSVNFYRQNDLSVTHTDLKLEEEKIIAGMLAAFDVIEDTLPEHSLLASLTDRANLAVPHERTCSVGHDYLVFDQNGRVAKCQMMMNEAVADVHTEDPLQRIRTDQLGVQNISVEEKAGCRDCDWKFWCAGGCPLETFRATGRYDVQSPNCNIYKAIFPEVLRLEGLRLLKQAGELA
- the recA gene encoding recombinase RecA → MSNAQNKRSEILGESTLHRGNMYQIVDVISTGSLALDIALGVGGIPRGRIIEIFGPESSGKTTLAQHIVAETQKLGNTAAFIDMEHAFNPAYATICGVDANSLLVAQPETGEQALEITETLVRSGAVDLIVIDSVAALVPRTELEGNFGDEHQGLMARLMTQALRKLSGVLKQTSATIIFTNQIRYRIGKFYGNPETTPGGNALKFYASVRIDMRHLENIELDGEIIGNRARARVVKNKLAPPFRNAELNILHNKGISKTSEIVELACELEIISQQGAFYQFDNLALGQERHEIEVFLRQNRAIAEEIETAIRLALLPHPRMPLVH
- the rny gene encoding ribonuclease Y translates to MIPFIFPLFALLIGAAIGYSIKAYLAHQANQRLVEQSENILTKAEQKAHEIVLEARDEILKERQETEEEIARRRQEVSRSEDRLQRRHDQLDKRSERLEQREQSLNNRQSTLDRQTNAIEKIEGEAREKLEKIARMNAEEARSILLAEVEKGARDDMARIIRQVEAEAQEEGDRRARKLVADAIQRVASEHVVEVTSSNVVLPSDDMKGRIIGRNGRNIHAFERAAGVDVIVDDTPEAITISSFDPVRREVARRSMEKLVLDGRIHPAHIEKIVKKEGKEVERVIVEAGEEAAFEAGVPGLHKEIIKKLGRLKFRTSYGQNQLAHAVESAKLASVIAAELGANVELAKAGGLLHDLGKAMDHNVEGTHAGIGAEFALRYGVPPLVVNTIAAHHHEVEQETVEAVIVEAADAISGARPGARRESVEQYIKRVRALEEIANTHEGVRETYALQAGREIRVFVHPENVDDLASIQLARDISKQIEETMQYPGQIKVTVIRETRATDYAK